A stretch of the Photobacterium toruni genome encodes the following:
- the uhpC gene encoding MFS transporter family glucose-6-phosphate receptor UhpC encodes MAVLLDSAVDQRYKYWRLHIMISMYIGYAGFYLTRKNFTYAMPTMITDLGWDKADIGLMGTLFYLTYGCSKFISGMISDRSNPRYFMGIGLIATGIINICFGFSSSISAFTLLWIANAWFQGWGWPACSKLLTTWYSRSERGLWWSCWNTAHNVGGAFIPLLVGFLTVHYGWRYGFFIPGVIAIVIGLGLCWRLRNKPIAMGLPSVGLWRHDYLEIAQENEGIGLTQRQVLFKYVLTNKYLWLLAMSYVLVYIVRTAINDWGNIYLTEQHHYSLLSANGALSLFEIGGFLGSLVGGWGSDKLFGGNRGPMILLFSMGIFLAVAALWLMPVTSYILQAGCFFAIGFFVFGPQMLIGMAAAECSHKDSVGAATGFVGLFAYMGAALAGYPLAIIMKYYHWTGFFVVISVAAALIGLLLLPFLKAQTSSS; translated from the coding sequence ATGGCCGTTTTATTAGATTCAGCAGTTGATCAACGCTATAAATATTGGCGTTTGCATATCATGATTAGTATGTATATTGGTTATGCTGGATTTTATTTAACGCGTAAAAACTTCACATATGCAATGCCAACAATGATCACTGATTTAGGTTGGGATAAAGCCGATATAGGGTTGATGGGTACATTATTTTATCTGACTTATGGGTGCTCAAAATTCATTTCAGGTATGATATCCGATCGTTCTAATCCTCGCTATTTTATGGGAATAGGGTTAATCGCAACAGGTATTATAAATATTTGTTTTGGTTTCTCCAGCTCTATCTCTGCGTTTACGTTATTGTGGATAGCAAATGCATGGTTTCAAGGATGGGGGTGGCCAGCTTGCTCTAAGCTATTAACAACGTGGTATTCTCGCTCTGAACGTGGGCTATGGTGGTCATGTTGGAATACTGCGCATAATGTTGGTGGGGCATTTATTCCATTGTTAGTCGGTTTTTTAACCGTACATTACGGTTGGCGTTATGGGTTCTTTATTCCAGGTGTCATAGCAATTGTGATTGGCCTTGGTTTATGTTGGCGATTGCGAAATAAACCAATAGCGATGGGGTTACCAAGTGTCGGGTTATGGCGTCATGATTATCTTGAAATAGCACAAGAGAATGAAGGAATAGGCCTTACACAACGACAAGTTTTATTTAAATATGTGCTGACTAATAAATATTTATGGTTACTAGCGATGAGTTATGTCTTGGTTTATATCGTTCGGACCGCTATTAATGATTGGGGAAATATTTATTTAACGGAACAGCATCATTATAGTTTGTTATCAGCTAATGGCGCCTTGTCATTATTTGAAATTGGTGGCTTTTTAGGATCATTAGTGGGTGGGTGGGGCTCTGATAAATTATTTGGCGGTAATCGAGGGCCAATGATTTTATTATTCTCAATGGGTATTTTTTTAGCTGTTGCAGCTCTGTGGCTAATGCCTGTCACTAGTTATATTTTACAGGCGGGGTGTTTTTTTGCGATAGGATTTTTTGTATTTGGTCCACAAATGCTAATCGGCATGGCTGCTGCTGAGTGCTCTCATAAAGATTCAGTTGGCGCTGCTACTGGTTTTGTTGGCTTATTTGCCTATATGGGGGCGGCTTTAGCTGGATATCCATTGGCGATTATTATGAAGTATTATCATTGGACTGGTTTCTTTGTAGTAATTTCAGTCGCTGCGGCGTTAATTGGATTGTTATTATTGCCTTTTCTTAAAGCTCAAACATCTTCTTCATGA
- a CDS encoding DUF2982 domain-containing protein, whose translation METLHIHTEKLTTKHFVWIIIIFSILTFVLLSYFNAQLSTISLLIITLSLGSILLLIKMFLNPSTLSFTLTFMHCQFHSRYGGWTTTWHNIVQIDNVTLASHGWHSPLPWIGIQLKNYDDFIRNICPRVASRILLEQRILLVMELKQNEHPTHQLEDILFDDSPFITQDGERFIGLKAMLANRMRYNRELLGFDFFIADDVLDRPLNDFIGLLRRYKAAA comes from the coding sequence ATGGAAACACTTCATATTCATACGGAAAAACTAACTACAAAACATTTTGTTTGGATAATAATAATATTCTCTATTCTCACTTTTGTGTTATTAAGCTATTTTAATGCACAATTATCAACAATAAGTCTCTTAATAATCACTCTTTCATTAGGAAGTATCTTGTTATTAATCAAGATGTTCCTCAATCCGTCGACCCTAAGCTTTACATTGACTTTTATGCATTGCCAATTTCATAGTCGTTATGGTGGTTGGACAACAACATGGCATAATATTGTACAAATAGATAATGTCACCTTAGCATCTCACGGGTGGCATTCCCCGTTACCTTGGATTGGTATCCAATTAAAAAATTATGATGATTTTATTCGCAATATCTGTCCTCGTGTCGCTTCAAGAATATTACTGGAACAACGTATTTTACTCGTAATGGAGCTAAAGCAAAATGAACACCCAACCCACCAACTTGAAGATATATTATTTGACGATTCACCTTTTATTACTCAAGACGGTGAACGATTTATAGGGCTAAAAGCAATGCTTGCTAATCGAATGCGTTATAATCGTGAATTACTTGGCTTTGATTTTTTTATTGCTGATGACGTTCTTGATCGTCCCTTAAATGACTTTATAGGCTTATTACGTCGTTATAAAGCTGCTGCCTAA